The following coding sequences are from one Microtus pennsylvanicus isolate mMicPen1 chromosome 1, mMicPen1.hap1, whole genome shotgun sequence window:
- the LOC142858460 gene encoding cytochrome P450 2F2: protein MDGVSTAILLLLLAVISLSLTFTSWGKGQLPPGPKPLPILGNLLQLRSQDLLTSLTKLSKKYGSVYTVYLGPRRVVVLSGYQTVKEALVDKGEEFSGRGSYPVFFNFTKGDGIAFSNGERWKALRRFSVQILRNFGMGKRSIEERILEEGSFLLEVLRKTEGKPFDPVFILSRSVSNIICSVIFGSRFDYEDERLLTIIRFINDNFQIMSSPWGEMYNIFPSLLDWLPGPHRRMFRNFRGMKELIARSVREHQASLDPNSPRDFIDCFLTKMAQEKKDPLSHFQMNTLLMTTHNLLFGGTETVGTTMRHAFLILMKYPKVQARIQEEIDRVVGRARMPSLDDRLNMPYTDAVIHEVQRFADVIPMNLPHRVIRDTHFRGFLIPKDTDVITLLNTVHYDSEQFKTPREFNPEHFLDANQSFKKSPAFMPFSAGRRLCLGEPLARMELFIYLTSILQNFTLQPLVEPEDIDLTPLSSGLGNLPRPFQLCVQVR, encoded by the exons ATGGATGGTGTGAGCACAGCCATCTTGCTTCTCCTCCTGGCTGTCATCTCTCTGTCCCTGACCTTCACCTCATGGGGCAAGGGCCAGCTGCCTCCAGGACCCAAACCTCTTCCCATCCTGGGAAACCTGCTGCAGCTTCGCTCCCAAGACTTGTTGACCTCACTCACCAAG CTCAGTAAGAAGTATGGGTCCGTGTACACGGTGTACCTGGGGCCTAGGCGAGTGGTGGTCCTCAGTGGATACCAAACTGTGAAGGAGGCTCTCGTGGACAAAGGGGAGGAGTTCAGTGGCCGTGGCTCATACCCGGTCTTCTTCAACTTCACCAAGGGCGATG gcATTGCCTTCTCCAATGGAGAGCGCTGGAAGGCCCTCAGAAGGTTCTCGGTCCAAATCCTGCGCAACTTTGGGATGGGAAAAAGGAGCATCGAGGAGCGGATCCTGGAAGAGGGAAGCTTCCTGCTGGAGGTGCTACGGAAAACGGAAG GCAAGCCCTTCGACCCCGTGTTTATCCTGAGCCGGTCAGTGTCCAACATTATCTGCTCCGTTATCTTTGGAAGTCGATTCGATTATGAGGACGAGCGTCTGCTCACCATCATCCGATTCATCAATGACAACTTCCAGATAATGAGCAGCCCCTGGGGCGAG ATGTACAACATCTTCCCGAGTCTCCTGGACTGGTTGCCCGGGCCCCACAGGCGCATGTTCAGGAACTTTAGGGGCATGAAAGAGCTCATCGCCCGCAGCGTCCGCGAACACCAGGCCTCTCTGGATCCCAACTCTCCCCGAGACTTCATTGATTGCTTCCTCACAAAGATGGCACAG GAGAAGAAagacccactgagccacttccaAATGAATACCCTGTTGATGACCACACACAATCTGCTGTTCGGTGGCACAGAGACCGTGGGCACCACGATGCGCCATGCCTTCCTTATTCTCATGAAGTATCCCAAAGTACAAG CACGCATACAGGAGGAGATTGACCGCGTGGTGGGACGAGCCCGGATGCCATCACTGGACGACCGCCTGAACATGCCTTACACAGACGCAGTGATCCATGAAGTACAGCGCTTCGCAGACGTCATCCCCATGAACCTGCCTCACCGTGTCATTCGGGACACGCATTTCCGCGGTTTCCTGATACCCAAG GACACAGATGTCATCACGCTTCTTAACACCGTGCACTATGACTCCGAACAATTCAAGACGCCTCGGGAGTTCAATCCCGAGCATTTTCTGGATGCCAATCAATCCTTCAAGAAGAGCCCTGCCTTCATGCCGTTTTCGGCTG GACGCCGACTGTGTCTCGGGGAGCCTCTGGCGCGCATGGAGCTCTTCATATACCTCACCTCCATTCTGCAGAACTTCACGTTGCAACCGCTGGTGGAGCCTGAGGACATCGACCTGACCCCGCTTAGCTCAGGGCTGGGCAATTTGCCAAGGCCTTTCCAGTTATGTGTGCAGGTTCGCTGA
- the LOC142841451 gene encoding large ribosomal subunit protein uL24: MKFNPFVTSDRSKNRKRHFNAPSHIRRKIMSSPLSKELRQKYNVRSMPIRKDDEVQVVRGHYKGQQIGKVVQVYRKKYVIYIERVQREKANGTTVHVGIHPSKVVITRLKLDKDRKKILERKAKSRQVGKEKGKYKEETIEKMQE; this comes from the coding sequence ATGAAGTTCAATCCCTTTGTGACCTCTGACCGGAGCAAGAACCGCAAACGGCATTTCAATGCACCTTCTCACATTCGGAGGAAGATCATGTCTTCCCCACTTTCCAAAGAGCTGAGACAGAAGTACAATGTTCGCTCGATGCCCATTCGAAAGGATGACGAAGTTCAGGTTGTCCGGGGACACTACAAAGGCCAGCAGATTGGCAAAGTGGTCCAAGTGTACAGGAAGAAATACGTCATCTACATTGAACGGGTGCAGCGGGAAAAGGCTAATGGCACAACTGTCCACGTGGGCATCCACCCCAGCAAGGTCGTGATCACCAGGCTAAAGCTGGACAAAGACCGAAAGAAGATCCTGGAAAGGAAAGCCAAGTCTCGACAAGTaggaaaggagaagggcaaaTACAAGGAAGAAACGATTGAGAAGATGCAGGAGTAG